Part of the Ornithinimicrobium flavum genome, GGTCCAGCCCGTCGGCGGCCTCCTGGAAGGACATGATGATGGACATGAGGATGCGGCCGTCCTGCACCGCGTGGACCCGACGGGCCGTGAAGCTGCGTCCGTCGCGCATCCGCTCCACGAGGAAGCGCAGCGGCCGGCCGGCGTCCCCCGGGCGCAGGAAGTAGCCGTGCATGGAGTGGATGAACCGGGGCTGCGGCTCTTCGTCGGTGCCGTCGTCCACCGGTTCCACGGTGCGCCCGGCCGCGACGAGGCACTGGGCGAGGACCTGACCGCCGAAGACCCGGCCGTGCGGCATCGGCTGGCTGCGGCCGACGAAGACGTCACCCTCGGAGTCCGACAGGTCCTCACCCGGCACCTGGGGGGAGGCGACGTGGATTGTGGTGGTGCCCTCGCGGCGCAGGTCGAGCACGTCGAGCAGGTCGTCGATCGGGTCGGGCAACGTCTCGTCCATCACGGGGGCGAGCCTAACCCTCGACGCTCAGGGCTCGACGAGGACGACGTCGAGGGTGCGGGGTCCGTGCACACCCTCGACCCGGTCCAGCTCGATGTCGCTGGTGGCGCTGGGCCCGCTGATCCACGTGAGGGGTCGGGAGGGGTCGAGCAGCGCCACGGCGTCCGGGACGTCGTGGACGACCTGGTCGGCGCGGACGACGCAGACGTGCTGGTCGGGCACGAGGGTCAGGGCGCGCCGACCCTGGTCGGGCTCGTGGTCCAGGACGATGGTGCCGGTGGTCGCGATCCCCACCCGCGCCGCGGTGACGACGGCGTCGATCCCGTCCAGCTCGTCGGCCCGCAGCGGGCCTCCGTCCTCGCCCTCGTCCGCCAGCACCCGGATGCCGCTGTCCCGCAGGCTCGAGACCCAGGCCGGGTCCAGGCCGGTGGGCACGAGCACCGTGTGCGCGGCCGCCCGGGCGAGCGCAGCGGCCACGACGCCTCCGACGTCGGCCGGCGAGCAGCGCTGGACCGTGGCCCGGTAGTCCGCCACGTTCTCGGCGAACAGCTCCAAGGTCGCCCCGGGCGAGTCGCCGACCGTCGCGATCCGCGGGATCTCGCCCCGGCTGCCCGCCGGGGTCGTCACGTCGCGGGTGGCGGTGCGCAGCCGGCTCAGGATCTCCTCACGGGCGCTCACGTCTCCTCCTCCGGGGTCGTGGTGCTCGTCCCGTCCTGCTGCCGGACGGGTCCGGGCGCCCCACCGGGGTCGTCCTGGCGCCGGCGCGCCCACCACTGCCGGAAGGTCTCCCTCGGCGGGGTCGGGACGTCCCTGGCCTGGGTCCAGGCCCCGAGCCCCGGCACCGAGCGCAGCGTCCTGCCGCCCAGCAGCCGGCCGCCGAGCGTGGCGGCCCGCTGGGCGGCCTCCAGCCGCCGGTGGTCGCCGAACATCCAGGCGGCGGCCCGCATGGAGGTGGCCTCGGGGGACCGGCCCGAGGCCTCGTCCACGACCTGCGTGCGCAGGTGCACCAGCAGGGTCGGGATGTCGATGCGCACCGGGCAGGCCTCGAAGCAGGCGCCGCACAGCGAGCTCGCGTAGGGCAGGGACTTGTCGACCTCCGAGCCTGTGCCCCGCAGCTGAGGGTTGAGGATCGCGCCGATCGGACCGGGGTAGACCGAGCCGTAGGCGTGCCCGCCGGCCCGCTCGTAGACGGGGCAGACGTTGAGGCAGGCCGAGCAGCGGATGCAGCGCAGCGCCTGCCGTCCCAGCTCGTCGGCGAGGACGTGGCTCCGCCCGTTGTCCAGCAGGACGACGTGCACCTCCTGCGGCCCGTCGCCGTCATGGACGCCGGTCCACATCGAGGTGTAGGGGTTCATCCGCTCGCCGGTGGAGGAGCGGGGCAGCAGCTGCAGCATGGTCCCGAGGTCCTCGAAGGACGGCAGCACCTTCTCGATCCCGACGACGCTGATGAGCGTCTCCGGCAGGGTGAGGCACATCCGCCCGTTGCCCTCGGACTCGACGACGACCAGGGTGCCGGTGTCGGCGATGGCGAAGTTCGCGCCCGAGACCGCGACCCGGGCCCGCAGGAACTTCTCCCGCAGGTGCAGCCGGGCCGCCTCGGCCAGGCGGGCCGGCTCGTCGGTGAGGTCCTCGGGGGCGGGGCGGCCGACCGAGCCCATCTCGCGGCGGAAGATCTCCCGGATCTCCGCCCGGTTGCGGTGGATCGCGGGCACGAGGATGTGGCTGGGCCGGTCGTGCCCGAGCTGGACGATCAGCTCGGCCAGGTCGGTCTCCCACGCGTGGATCCCGGCCTCTTCCAGGCGCTCGTTGAGCTCGATCTCCTGGGTGGCCATCGACTTGACCTTGACGACCTCCTGGGCCTCCTTGGCCCGCACGATGTCGAGGACGATCCGGTTGGCCTCGTCGGCGTCCCGGGCCCAGTGCACGGTGGCACCCCGGGCCGTCAGGTTCGTCTCCAGCTGCTCCAGGTAGTGGGGCAGGTGGTGCAGCGCCTCGTCCTTGGCGTCGGCCCCGGCGACCCGCAGCTCCTCCCAGCGGTCGACCTCGCCGACGACGGCGGCCCGCTTGGCGCGGATGGTCGCGGTGGCGTGCGCCAGGTTGCGCCGCTGCTGGGTGTTGGCCAGGGCCTCCTTGGCCGCCCGCTGGAAGGACGGCATACCGAGGAAGATCGGTGAGGTGACCTGCAGGGGCGCGCCGGTGTCCTGCCTGCGGCCGTCCGGGTATGCGGTGGGGCCGGCGCCGACGTCGCCGGTCGGGATCGTGGTCGGGCCGCTCATGCGGGGTCCTCCTCGGTCGAGGCCAGCACCTGGGCCAGGTGGAGCGTCCGGACGCCGGAACGCTGCCGGCCCAGGACACCGCCGATGTGGGCGAGGCAGGAGTTGTCGCCGGCCACGAGCACCTCGGCCCCCGTCTCCCGGACGTGGCGGGCCTTGTCCGACCCCATCGCGATGGAGGTGTCGGCGTTCTTCACCGCGAAGGTCCCGCCGAAGCCGCAGCACTCGCTCGCCGCCGGCAGCTCGACCAGGTCGATCCCGCGCACCGCGCGCAGCAGCTGCAGCGGCTTGTCGCCGACGTGCAGCATGCGCAGGCTGTGGCAGGTGGGGTGGTAGGTGGTCCGGTGCGGGAAGTAGGCACCGACGTCGGTGACCCCCAGGACGTCGACGAGGAACTCGGACAGCTCCCGCACTTTCGTCGCCGTTCGCTCCGCCGCCTCGGCCAGCCCGGCGTCCCCGGCCCGGCGGGCGAGCATCCCGTGCTGCTCGCGCACCGACCCGACGCACGACCCCGACGGAGCGACGACGTGGTCGTAGCGCTCGAAGGTGTCGACGAACCGGCGCACCAGCGGGGTGGCCTCGTCGGCATACCCCGTGTTGGTGAACATCTGCCCGCAGCAGGTCTGCTCACGGGGGAAGACGACCCGGCACCCCAGCCGCTCGAGGAGCATCACCGTGGCCTGCGGGGCCTCGGGCCACATCGTGTCGTTGAAGCACGTGGCGAAGAGCGCCACGGTCGGTGCGGGTGTCGTCATCGACCCTCCCTTGCAGGTCAGAAGTGGTCCGACCATTGTGTGGCACCGAGCGTAGGTCTACACTCACCGGCACGTCAAGGATGTGCCGGGCCGGCACCTCCGCAGCACACCCAGGAGCGAGGATGACCGATCCGGCGGCGCCGCGGGCCTACGAGGTCGCCGCCCGGTGGGTCGAGGA contains:
- a CDS encoding LutC/YkgG family protein; protein product: MSAREEILSRLRTATRDVTTPAGSRGEIPRIATVGDSPGATLELFAENVADYRATVQRCSPADVGGVVAAALARAAAHTVLVPTGLDPAWVSSLRDSGIRVLADEGEDGGPLRADELDGIDAVVTAARVGIATTGTIVLDHEPDQGRRALTLVPDQHVCVVRADQVVHDVPDAVALLDPSRPLTWISGPSATSDIELDRVEGVHGPRTLDVVLVEP
- a CDS encoding LutB/LldF family L-lactate oxidation iron-sulfur protein — translated: MPSFQRAAKEALANTQQRRNLAHATATIRAKRAAVVGEVDRWEELRVAGADAKDEALHHLPHYLEQLETNLTARGATVHWARDADEANRIVLDIVRAKEAQEVVKVKSMATQEIELNERLEEAGIHAWETDLAELIVQLGHDRPSHILVPAIHRNRAEIREIFRREMGSVGRPAPEDLTDEPARLAEAARLHLREKFLRARVAVSGANFAIADTGTLVVVESEGNGRMCLTLPETLISVVGIEKVLPSFEDLGTMLQLLPRSSTGERMNPYTSMWTGVHDGDGPQEVHVVLLDNGRSHVLADELGRQALRCIRCSACLNVCPVYERAGGHAYGSVYPGPIGAILNPQLRGTGSEVDKSLPYASSLCGACFEACPVRIDIPTLLVHLRTQVVDEASGRSPEATSMRAAAWMFGDHRRLEAAQRAATLGGRLLGGRTLRSVPGLGAWTQARDVPTPPRETFRQWWARRRQDDPGGAPGPVRQQDGTSTTTPEEET
- a CDS encoding (Fe-S)-binding protein, producing MTTPAPTVALFATCFNDTMWPEAPQATVMLLERLGCRVVFPREQTCCGQMFTNTGYADEATPLVRRFVDTFERYDHVVAPSGSCVGSVREQHGMLARRAGDAGLAEAAERTATKVRELSEFLVDVLGVTDVGAYFPHRTTYHPTCHSLRMLHVGDKPLQLLRAVRGIDLVELPAASECCGFGGTFAVKNADTSIAMGSDKARHVRETGAEVLVAGDNSCLAHIGGVLGRQRSGVRTLHLAQVLASTEEDPA